A single genomic interval of Musa acuminata AAA Group cultivar baxijiao chromosome BXJ3-4, Cavendish_Baxijiao_AAA, whole genome shotgun sequence harbors:
- the LOC135635477 gene encoding leucine-rich repeat receptor-like serine/threonine-protein kinase BAM1 gives MASLRRLPLLLLLLLLELGPLAAAAEDGSDVEALLSLKADFSDATSAVLSAWNSSADDDHCSWPGVSCDPLQGFVVSLDLTGLNLSGTLSPAVGRLRHLLNLSAASNSLSGPIPAELSRLSDLRHLNLSNNLFNGSFPSALARLKNLLVLDLYNNNLTGPLPTEVAELPELRHLHLGGNFFTGVIPPEFGRWEFLEYLAVSGNELGGPIPPELGKLTTLRQLYLGYFNSFEGRIPPEIGGLAALVRLDMANCGLSGEIPPELGNLQNLDTIFLQVNGLTGDLPPEMGRLRSLKSMDLSNNALAGEIPATFADLQNLTLLNLFRNKLHGSIPEFIADLPTLEVLQLWENNFTGGIPRRLGQSGQLELLDLSSNKLTGNLPPDLCSGNRLQTLIVLGNFLFGPIPDTLGRCESLSRIRMGENYLNGSIPDGLLSLPRLSQIELQDNLLTGGFPDTGAALISPDLGQISLSNNRLSEPLPPSVGNFSGVQKLLLNQNQFSGRIPPEIGRLQQLSKVDFSGNQFSGLISPEISQCKLLTFVDLSRNELSGEIPSEITGMRILNYLNLSRNQLEGNIPSSIATMQSLTAIDFSYNNLSGLVPGTGQFSYFNASSFVGNPDLCGPYLGPCSSAIQGAGSTHTRGPLSASFKLLLVTGLLICSIAFAVAAIVKARSLKKASEARAWKLTAFQRLEFTCDDVLDCLKEENIIGKGGAGVVYKGVMPNGEQVAVKRLPAAMSWGSSRDHGFSAEIQTLGRIRHRHIVRLLGFCSNHETNLLVYEYMPNGSLGEVLHGKKGGHLLWHTRYKIAVEAAKGLCYLHHDCSPLILHRDVKSNNILLDSDFEAHVADFGLAKFLQDSGTSECMSAIAGSYGYIAPEYAYTLKVDEKSDVYSFGVVLLELVTGRKPVGEFGDGVDIVQWVRRMTDSSKEGVLKILDHRLPTVPLDEVMHVFYVAMLCVEEQSVGRPTMREVVQILTDLPRPATTQGDDCEAPIREAQSSSSPPPDLLSI, from the exons ATGGCGTCCCTCCGCcgccttcccctcctcctcctcctcctcctccttgaacTCGGGCCATTGGCTGCGGCAGCGGAGGACGGGTCGGATGTCGAGGCCCTCCTCTCCCTCAAAGCCGACTTCTCCGACGCCACCTCCGCCGTCCTATCCGCCTGGAACTCTTCCGCTGATGATGATCACTGCTCGTGGCCGGGCGTCTCCTGCGACCCCCTCCAGGGCTTCGTTGTCTCCCTTGACCTCACCGGTCTCAACCTCTCCGGCACGTTGTCCCCCGCCGTTGGCCGCCTCCGTCACCTCCTCAACCTCTCCGCCGCCTCCAACTCGCTCTCCGGCCCCATCCCCGCCGAGCTCTCCCGCCTGTCCGATCTCCGCCACCTCAACCTCTCCAACAACCTCTTCAACGGTTCCTTCCCCTCCGCCCTCGCCCGCCTCAAGAATCTCCTCGTTCTCGACCTCTACAACAACAACCTCACCGGCCCCCTCCCCACCGAGGTCGCCGAGCTCCCCGAGCTCCGCCACCTCCACCTCGGCGGCAACTTCTTCACCGGTGTCATCCCCCCTGAGTTCGGCCGCTGGGAGTTCCTCGAGTACCTTGCTGTCTCCGGCAATGAGCTCGGCGGCCCGATACCGCCGGAGCTGGGCAAACTCACCACCCTCCGTCAACTCTACCTTGGCTACTTCAACAGCTTCGAGGGCAGGATCCCACCGGAGATCGGCGGCCTCGCGGCGCTTGTCCGCCTCGACATGGCCAACTGCGGCCTCTCGGGCGAGATTCCTCCCGAACTTGGCAACCTCCAGAACCTCGATACGATCTTCCTCCAGGTGAACGGCCTCACCGGTGACCTGCCGCCGGAGATGGGCCGCCTCCGCAGCCTCAAGTCCATGGATCTCTCCAACAACGCCCTCGCCGGCGAGATTCCCGCCACATTCGCCGACCTCCAGAACCTGACCCTTCTCAACCTCTTCCGCAACAAGCTTCACGGATCGATCCCAGAGTTCATCGCCGACCTGCCGACGTTGGAGGTACTCCAGCTCTGGGAGAACAACTTCACCGGCGGTATTCCGCGGCGACTAGGCCAGAGTGGCCAGCTAGAGCTCCTCGACCTTTCGTCGAACAAGCTCACCGGTAACCTCCCTCCGGACCTCTGCTCCGGCAACAGGCTTCAAACCCTCATCGTCCTCGGGAACTTCCTCTTCGGCCCCATACCGGATACACTCGGCCGGTGCGAATCCCTCAGCCGCATCCGAATGGGTGAGAACTACCTCAACGGATCGATCCCCGACGGTCTGCTCAGCTTGCCCAGGCTCTCCCAGATCGAACTCCAGGACAATCTGCTCACAGGCGGGTTTCCAGACACCGGCGCCGCCCTCATCTCGCCGGACCTCGGCCAGATTAGCCTCTCCAACAACCGGCTCTCGGAGCCGCTTCCACCGTCTGTCGGCAACTTCTCCGGCGTCCAGAAGCTTCTCTTGAACCAAAACCAGTTCTCCGGCCGCATCCCGCCGGAGATCGGGAGGCTGCAGCAGCTCTCTAAGGTGGATTTCAGCGGGAATCAGTTCTCCGGGCTGATATCGCCGGAGATTAGCCAGTGCAAGCTTCTAACCTTTGTGGACCTCAGCCGGAATGAGCTATCTGGCGAGATCCCATCGGAGATAACCGGGATGAGGATATTGAACTACCTGAACTTATCCCGGAACCAGCTCGAGGGGAACATCCCGTCGTCCATCGCCACGATGCAGAGCCTCACGGCCATTGATTTCTCGTACAATAACCTCTCCGGCCTCGTCCCTGGCACCGGCCAGTTCAGTTACTTCAATGCGAGCTCCTTCGTCGGCAATCCCGACCTCTGCGGCCCATATCTCGGCCCTTGCAGCTCTGCGATTCAAGGCGCTGGCTCCACTCACACAAGGGGGCCGCTCTCGGCCTCCTTCAAGCTGCTGCTAGTCACCGGTCTCCTCATCTGTTCCATTGCCTTCGCCGTGGCCGCCATCGTCAAAGCGCGGTCTCTGAAGAAGGCCAGCGAGGCCCGAGCGTGGAAGCTCACGGCTTTCCAACGCCTCGAGTTCACCTGCGACGACGTCTTGGATTGCCTAAAGGAGGAGAACATCATCGGGAAAGGCGGGGCTGGCGTCGTGTACAAGGGTGTCATGCCCAACGGTGAACAGGTGGCGGTGAAGCGGCTCCCAGCGGCGATGAGCTGGGGCTCGTCGCGTGACCATGGATTCTCAGCCGAGATACAGACTCTCGGGAGGATCCGGCATCGCCACATCGTCAGACTACTAGGTTTCTGCTCGAACCACGAGACCAATCTCCTggtctacgagtacatgcccaATGGGAGCCTCGGCGAGGTTCTTCACGGGAAGAAGGGCGGCCATTTGCTCTGGCACACCCGTTACAAAATTGCTGTGGAGGCGGCGAAGGGCCTCTGCTATCTTCACCACGACTGCTCGCCTCTCATCCTGCACCGGGACGTGAAGTCCAACAACATCCTGCTCGATTCGGACTTCGAAGCCCATGTTGCAGATTTTGGTCTCGCCAAGTTCTTGCAGGACTCCGGTACCTCGGAGTGCATGTCCGCCATAGCCGGTTCCTATGGATACATTGCTCCAG AATATGCATACACGCTAAAGGTGGACGAGAAGAGCGACGTCTACAGCTTCGGGGTGGTGCTTCTGGAGCTGGTGACCGGCAGGAAGCCGGTGGGCGAGTTCGGCGACGGCGTCGACATCGTGCAATGGGTGAGAAGGATGACGGACTCGAGCAAGGAGGGCGTGCTGAAGATTCTGGATCACAGGCTCCCCACAGTGCCTCTGGACGAAGTCATGCACGTCTTCTACGTCGCCATGCTGTGCGTCGAGGAACAGAGCGTGGGGCGCCCAACGATGAGGGAGGTCGTGCAGATACTCACGGATCTACCGAGGCCTGCGACGACACAGGGAGATGACTGTGAGGCGCCCATCAGGGAAGCACAGAGctcatcatcaccaccaccagATCTCCTCAGCATCTGA
- the LOC135634978 gene encoding uncharacterized protein LOC135634978, whose translation MNARSQQPARDLLLPASFMFIDGVSRHAVVSWSLFLLLGVFILIASHFVLSCALTRCAYDVVVQLSLTSSSGLSYLCLFAFVHHFLFLDKLVRESKRVREGYMDQLNRSFRLLFIFVMSCFAGEMAYKVWWHSSGSEQVLFAVAGSRVVGNMVACALELASDIRKLLSSSLVRERLHA comes from the exons ATGAATGCAAGATCGCAACAACCAGCAAGGGACCTTCTCCTACCAGCCAGTTTCATGTTCATCGACGGGGTCTCCAG GCACGCAGTAGTCTCctggtccctcttcctcctcctaggcGTCTTCATCCTCATCGCGTCGCACTTTGTCCTCTCCTGCGCCCTCACCCGTTGCGCCTACGATGTGGTAGTCCAACTCTCCCTCACCTCCTCCTCCGGCCTCTCCTACCTCTGCCTCTTCGCCTTCGTCCAccacttcctcttcctcgacaagCTAGTCAGGGAGAGCAAGCGGGTGCGAGAGGGCTACATGGACCAGCTTAACCGCTCCTTTCGACTACTCTTCATCTTCGTGATGTCGTGCTTCGCGGGAGAGATGGCTTACAAGGTATGGTGGCACTCGTCAGGATCGGAGCAGGTGTTGTTCGCGGTGGCGGGCAGCCGCGTGGTAGGAAACATGGTGGCATGCGCCCTAGAGCTGGCAAGTGACATCCGGAAGCTATTAAGCTCATCGTTAGTGCGGGAGAGGTTGCATGCGTAA